One Hyphomicrobium album genomic window carries:
- the pqqB gene encoding pyrroloquinoline quinone biosynthesis protein PqqB, giving the protein MHIKVLGSAAGGGFPQWNCNCRNCAAARAGTPGFRARTQSSLAVSRDGIDWALLNASPDLRQQINDNRELQPHLKAGLRHSPVKAAVLTNGDVDHIIGLINLREAQPFAIYASKRILDVLAANSVFQVLADPLVPRNEITLDQPFKLAGGGVDLGLTVEAFAVPGKVALYLEDKSSGDYGGREGDTIGLKISDPAEKKSFFYIPGCAAVDEELAARLKGAPVVFFDGTLFTDDEMIEQGLLNKTGARMGHISMSGDAGSITAFSKLGVGRLIYVHINNSNPALDENSPARKAIDGAGWEVGYDGMEVRL; this is encoded by the coding sequence ATGCACATCAAAGTCCTGGGGTCCGCTGCGGGAGGCGGATTCCCCCAGTGGAACTGCAACTGCCGCAACTGCGCCGCCGCACGCGCCGGGACACCCGGCTTTCGAGCGCGCACCCAATCATCGCTGGCGGTCAGCCGCGATGGGATCGATTGGGCCCTGCTCAACGCCTCGCCTGATCTGCGTCAGCAGATCAACGACAACCGCGAGCTGCAGCCCCACCTCAAGGCTGGCCTGCGCCACAGCCCGGTCAAGGCGGCGGTGCTCACCAACGGCGACGTCGACCACATCATCGGTCTGATCAATCTGCGCGAGGCGCAGCCGTTCGCGATCTATGCCTCCAAGCGCATTCTCGACGTCCTCGCCGCCAACTCGGTGTTCCAGGTTCTTGCCGACCCGCTGGTCCCGCGCAACGAAATCACCCTCGACCAGCCCTTCAAGCTGGCCGGCGGCGGGGTCGACCTGGGGTTGACGGTCGAGGCGTTCGCCGTCCCCGGCAAGGTCGCCCTTTACTTGGAGGACAAGTCATCGGGGGACTACGGCGGCCGCGAGGGCGACACGATCGGCCTCAAAATCTCTGATCCCGCCGAAAAGAAGTCCTTCTTTTACATCCCCGGCTGCGCGGCCGTAGATGAGGAGCTCGCCGCCCGGCTGAAGGGCGCACCTGTGGTGTTCTTCGACGGCACCCTGTTTACCGACGACGAGATGATCGAGCAGGGCCTGCTTAACAAAACAGGAGCCCGAATGGGCCATATCAGCATGTCGGGGGACGCCGGATCGATCACCGCCTTCTCGAAACTTGGCGTCGGAAGGCTCATATACGTTCATATAAACAACTCGAACCCGGCGCTGGACGAGAACTCGCCCGCCCGCAAAGCCATAGATGGCGCGGGATGGGAAGTCGGGTACGATGGGATGGAGGTGCGCCTATGA
- a CDS encoding GTP-binding protein, whose protein sequence is MTALTAIRREDLAPAFNQDLNGILHLLTCGSVDDGKSTLIGRLLWDASDLYDDQRETINRSSNAATGGAHPDFSLLLDGLVAEREQGITIDIAWRYFDTATRRFVVIDSPGHEQYTRNMASGASHADVAIMLVDARHGVKRQTRRHAAILDIVGVKRVVLAVNKMDLADWSQDKFRAIEADFRELTLRFGFREAIAIPVSAVGGDNVARRSEHMPWYTGPHLLEHLERIPPRDITPRGSFRLPVQTVLRDGLDFRGLAGTVASGCISVGDRVTDALSGQSAHVLRIATMDRDLEIAKQGQAVALQLDTDIDVARGAILSAADAPPTVAAHLEARAVWLWETPFDPNAGYFLRTATDLAPISTLSITSLLDLETLAVQPADKASVNDIANIWITLGRPVAVDTFVDNQGTGAFLIIDAVTGASVAGGVITTARAGAVDDASAFRLTRELLSRGLCRDLADSDEDRREFQRRASEAALLLHAAGIQVKIEL, encoded by the coding sequence ATGACGGCGCTCACCGCTATTCGGCGCGAGGATCTGGCGCCTGCCTTCAACCAGGACCTCAACGGCATCCTGCACCTCTTGACGTGCGGATCGGTCGACGACGGCAAGTCGACACTGATCGGCCGTCTGCTGTGGGATGCTTCCGACCTCTATGACGACCAGCGCGAGACCATCAACCGCTCGTCGAACGCGGCGACGGGCGGTGCGCATCCCGACTTCTCGCTCCTGCTCGACGGCCTGGTCGCCGAGCGTGAGCAGGGCATCACCATCGACATCGCCTGGCGCTACTTCGATACGGCGACGCGCCGCTTTGTCGTCATCGACAGCCCAGGTCACGAGCAGTACACGCGCAACATGGCGTCGGGCGCCTCGCACGCCGACGTCGCCATCATGCTGGTCGATGCGCGCCACGGCGTGAAGCGCCAGACGCGCCGCCACGCCGCCATCCTCGACATCGTCGGCGTGAAGCGTGTCGTCCTCGCCGTCAACAAGATGGACCTCGCCGACTGGTCGCAGGACAAGTTTCGCGCCATCGAGGCCGACTTCCGCGAGCTGACACTGCGCTTCGGCTTTCGCGAGGCGATCGCTATTCCCGTTTCCGCGGTCGGCGGCGACAACGTCGCCCGCAGGTCCGAGCACATGCCCTGGTACACGGGCCCGCATCTGCTCGAGCACCTGGAGCGCATCCCGCCGCGCGACATCACCCCGCGCGGCTCCTTCCGCTTGCCGGTGCAGACGGTACTGCGCGACGGCCTCGATTTCCGCGGCCTCGCCGGAACCGTCGCGTCTGGCTGCATCAGCGTCGGCGACCGTGTCACCGACGCCTTGAGCGGGCAGAGCGCGCACGTGCTGCGCATTGCCACCATGGATCGCGACCTGGAGATCGCCAAGCAGGGCCAGGCCGTCGCCCTGCAGCTCGACACCGACATCGACGTCGCGCGTGGCGCCATCCTGTCGGCTGCCGACGCGCCGCCGACCGTCGCCGCGCATCTCGAAGCGCGCGCCGTCTGGCTATGGGAAACGCCGTTCGACCCCAACGCGGGTTACTTCCTGCGCACGGCGACCGACCTCGCGCCGATCTCTACGTTGAGCATCACGTCGCTCCTCGATCTCGAGACGCTGGCGGTGCAGCCCGCCGACAAGGCGAGCGTCAACGACATCGCCAACATCTGGATCACGCTTGGACGCCCGGTCGCGGTCGACACCTTCGTCGACAACCAAGGTACAGGCGCCTTCCTCATTATCGATGCAGTGACGGGCGCCTCGGTGGCCGGTGGCGTCATCACCACGGCCAGGGCCGGAGCTGTCGACGATGCCTCGGCCTTCAGGCTCACGCGCGAGCTTCTGTCGCGCGGGCTATGCCGCGATCTCGCCGACAGCGATGAGGATCGCCGCGAGTTCCAGCGGCGCGCCAGCGAGGCGGCGCTCTTGCTGCATGCGGCCGGTATCCAAGTGAAGATCGAGCTCTAA
- the cysD gene encoding sulfate adenylyltransferase subunit CysD gives MSAPLSHLDMLEAESIYIFREAAAQFRKPVLMYSIGKDSTVLLHLARKAFWPQKPPFPLLHIDTTWKFKDMIAFRDKTVRDFGLDLIVHTNEEGLKKGINPYDYSPSVYTDVMKTQPLKQALDKHGFDAAFGGARRDEESSRAKERVFSFRAAGHRWDPRRQRPEMWNLLNGRLGAGETVRVFPLSNWTERDVWRYIAREKLDVVPLYFAAKRPTIVRNGQLLVVDDDRLPLQPGEVPQMKSVRFRTLGCWPLTAAVPSTAADLDSVVEETLGARTSERQGRLIDHDQTGAMERKKQEGYF, from the coding sequence ATGAGCGCGCCGCTCTCGCACCTCGACATGCTCGAGGCGGAGTCGATCTACATTTTCCGCGAGGCTGCCGCGCAGTTCCGCAAGCCGGTGCTGATGTATTCGATCGGCAAGGACTCGACCGTCCTCCTGCATCTAGCGCGCAAGGCATTCTGGCCGCAGAAGCCGCCGTTCCCGCTGCTCCACATCGACACGACGTGGAAGTTCAAGGACATGATCGCCTTCCGCGACAAGACGGTGCGCGACTTCGGCCTGGATCTCATCGTGCACACGAACGAGGAAGGCCTGAAGAAGGGCATCAATCCCTACGACTATTCCCCTTCCGTTTACACCGACGTGATGAAGACGCAGCCGTTGAAGCAGGCGCTCGACAAGCACGGCTTCGATGCCGCGTTCGGCGGCGCACGTCGTGACGAGGAGAGCTCGCGCGCCAAGGAGCGCGTCTTCTCGTTTCGCGCCGCCGGCCATCGCTGGGATCCACGCCGCCAAAGACCGGAAATGTGGAACCTGCTCAATGGTCGCCTCGGCGCCGGCGAGACCGTGCGCGTGTTCCCGCTGTCGAATTGGACCGAGCGCGACGTGTGGCGCTACATCGCCCGCGAGAAGCTCGACGTTGTGCCGCTCTACTTTGCCGCCAAGCGCCCCACCATCGTGCGCAATGGCCAGCTCCTCGTTGTCGACGACGATCGCCTGCCGCTGCAGCCGGGCGAGGTGCCGCAGATGAAGAGCGTACGCTTCCGCACGCTCGGCTGCTGGCCGCTCACCGCCGCGGTGCCTTCCACCGCCGCCGACCTCGACAGCGTCGTCGAGGAGACGCTCGGCGCACGCACCTCGGAGCGGCAGGGCCGCCTCATCGACCATGACCAGACGGGCGCCATGGAGCGCAAGAAGCAGGAAGGCTACTTCTGA
- a CDS encoding diflavin oxidoreductase: MTAQPLLPKNAPFTPEDIDALNSVVARTTPQQRAWLAGFFAGFEAAQAGGAVQPQPAAPAKPRQALTVLYASESGNAEALAMRTKKLAQKHGLDAKIVDFADADFAVLSKAKNIIVFASTWGEGDPPSRAVDFYTSLMSDAAPRIEGVRFAVLALGDTAYAQFCATGKAIDQRLEALGGTRAFDRVDLDLDYAKQAAEWTEKALTELAPADATGTATVVHVDFKGGAQFADDDEPQFTAESPLTGEISALVNLNGTGSTRETWHVEIAADAPGFSYLPGDAIGIVPENDPNLALALAEAVGLGADGSVVQKLRERYDVTTLSRALVENYGKLTQRTDVKALAEQKAFTEFSEDRQLVDLFETYAEKLTPEQLFSLLRPLPGRLYSVASSPRAHPGEAHLLVGAVRWASHGKTRGGVASTYFADRRKVGDPVRVYVKPNRHFRLPEDGNRPIIMIGAGTGVAPYRAFIEERVETGAGGKSWLVFGERNYTNDFLYQTEWQEHLAEGALSRIDVAFSRDQPEKIYVQQRLWEARNDLLKWVDDGAHIYVCGDEKGMARDVDVMLARVLAEAARGDDEAGRAKLKELAKAGRYQRDVY, translated from the coding sequence GTGACCGCCCAGCCGTTGCTTCCGAAGAACGCACCGTTCACGCCGGAAGACATTGATGCCCTGAACAGCGTCGTCGCCCGCACGACGCCGCAGCAACGCGCTTGGCTCGCCGGGTTCTTCGCCGGCTTCGAGGCTGCCCAGGCAGGTGGCGCCGTGCAGCCGCAGCCCGCCGCCCCAGCCAAACCGCGCCAGGCGCTGACCGTCCTTTATGCCAGCGAGAGCGGCAACGCCGAAGCGCTCGCCATGCGCACCAAGAAGCTCGCGCAGAAGCACGGCCTCGACGCCAAGATCGTCGATTTCGCCGACGCCGACTTCGCGGTTTTGTCCAAGGCCAAGAACATCATCGTGTTCGCCTCGACCTGGGGCGAGGGTGACCCGCCGAGCCGCGCGGTCGACTTCTACACCTCGCTTATGAGCGATGCTGCACCGCGCATCGAGGGCGTGCGCTTTGCCGTCCTGGCGCTCGGCGACACGGCCTACGCCCAGTTCTGCGCCACCGGCAAGGCGATCGACCAGCGGCTCGAAGCGCTGGGCGGAACGCGCGCCTTCGACCGCGTCGACCTCGATCTCGACTATGCCAAACAGGCGGCGGAGTGGACCGAGAAGGCGCTGACCGAGCTCGCGCCCGCTGACGCCACCGGCACCGCTACCGTCGTGCACGTCGACTTCAAAGGCGGCGCTCAGTTCGCCGACGACGACGAGCCGCAGTTCACCGCCGAGAGCCCGCTGACCGGCGAAATCTCCGCTCTCGTCAATCTCAACGGCACGGGCTCGACGCGCGAGACTTGGCACGTGGAAATCGCCGCGGACGCGCCGGGCTTCTCGTATCTTCCCGGCGACGCGATCGGCATCGTGCCGGAGAACGACCCGAACCTCGCGCTGGCACTTGCGGAAGCGGTCGGCCTCGGTGCCGACGGCAGCGTCGTGCAAAAGCTGCGCGAGCGCTACGACGTCACCACGCTGTCGCGCGCGCTGGTCGAGAACTACGGCAAGCTCACGCAGCGCACCGACGTGAAGGCGCTCGCCGAGCAGAAGGCGTTCACCGAATTCTCCGAGGACCGGCAGCTTGTCGATCTCTTCGAGACCTATGCGGAGAAGCTGACGCCCGAGCAGCTCTTTTCGCTTCTGCGGCCGCTTCCGGGCCGGCTCTATTCGGTCGCATCGAGCCCCAGGGCGCATCCCGGTGAAGCCCATCTCTTGGTCGGCGCGGTGCGCTGGGCGTCGCACGGCAAGACGCGAGGCGGCGTCGCCTCCACCTACTTCGCCGACCGGCGTAAGGTGGGTGATCCGGTGCGCGTGTACGTCAAGCCCAACCGCCATTTCCGTCTGCCGGAGGACGGCAACCGCCCGATCATCATGATCGGCGCGGGCACGGGCGTGGCGCCCTACCGCGCCTTCATCGAGGAGCGCGTCGAGACCGGCGCCGGCGGCAAGAGCTGGCTCGTGTTCGGCGAGCGCAACTACACCAATGACTTCCTCTACCAGACGGAATGGCAGGAGCACCTGGCGGAAGGCGCGCTGTCGCGCATCGACGTGGCCTTCTCGCGCGACCAGCCGGAGAAGATCTACGTGCAGCAGCGTCTGTGGGAAGCGCGCAACGACCTGCTCAAGTGGGTCGATGACGGCGCCCACATTTACGTGTGCGGCGATGAGAAAGGCATGGCGCGCGACGTCGATGTGATGCTGGCGCGCGTCCTCGCCGAAGCCGCGCGTGGCGACGACGAGGCCGGCCGCGCCAAGCTGAAAGAGTTGGCCAAGGCCGGCCGCTACCAGCGCGACGTGTATTGA
- a CDS encoding sulfite exporter TauE/SafE family protein: MQKRASVSQGMWEDLLLFVAVGFAAQMVDGAIGMAYGVISSSVMLSLGVPPATTSACVHAAETFTTAVSGASHWKFGNVDRKLLLRLALPGAIGGAIGAYLLTNLDGDMIKPFISGYLLLIGLFIVWKALTKRVSEGAEPATVAPLGFIGGLLDSIGGGGWGPIVTSSLIGQGATPRYAIGSVSLAEFFVTLTISATFVATIGLELWPIITGLIIGGVIAAPFAAYATKVLPDKVLMILVGCVVAILSLRTIVQALT; encoded by the coding sequence GTGCAGAAAAGAGCGAGTGTGAGCCAGGGCATGTGGGAAGACTTGTTGTTGTTCGTGGCGGTCGGCTTCGCCGCGCAAATGGTCGATGGCGCCATCGGCATGGCGTACGGCGTCATCTCCTCGTCTGTCATGCTCAGTCTCGGCGTGCCTCCCGCGACGACCAGCGCTTGCGTACACGCGGCGGAAACCTTCACGACGGCGGTATCCGGCGCCTCGCACTGGAAATTCGGCAACGTCGATCGCAAGCTCTTGCTGCGTCTGGCGTTGCCGGGGGCTATCGGCGGTGCCATCGGCGCCTACCTGCTGACCAACCTCGACGGCGACATGATCAAGCCGTTCATCAGCGGCTATCTGCTTCTCATCGGCCTTTTCATTGTCTGGAAGGCGCTGACCAAGCGCGTCTCGGAGGGTGCTGAGCCGGCAACTGTGGCACCGCTCGGCTTCATCGGAGGTTTGCTGGATTCGATCGGCGGTGGCGGCTGGGGACCGATCGTCACCTCGAGCCTGATCGGCCAGGGCGCGACGCCGCGCTACGCCATCGGCTCGGTCAGTCTCGCCGAGTTCTTCGTCACGCTAACCATCTCGGCGACGTTCGTTGCCACCATCGGTCTCGAGCTGTGGCCGATCATCACCGGCCTGATCATCGGCGGGGTCATCGCCGCACCGTTCGCTGCTTATGCGACCAAAGTGCTCCCCGACAAGGTGCTGATGATCCTCGTCGGCTGCGTGGTGGCCATTCTCAGCCTGCGCACCATCGTCCAGGCCCTGACCTGA
- a CDS encoding NADPH-dependent assimilatory sulfite reductase hemoprotein subunit encodes MTDDKRSKNEFIKEGSRQLRGTIAEGLADVATGAISEDDSQLTKFHGTYLQDDRDVRGERAKKKLEKAYSFMIRVRLPGGVTTSKQWLQLDAIAGTYANHTLRLTTRQTFQFHGVIKSNMKRTMQAINAAALDTLAACGDVNRNVLAASNPYLSKAHAAAHDLAVKISEHLLPKTGAYHEIWLDGKQVIDESGPAKNDEEPIYGVHYLPRKFKIVIAVPPSNDIDIYAHDLGYIAITDEKGKIAGWNVTVGGGMGMTHGEIDTFPRAADVMGFCTPEQAVDVAEKVVTVQRDWGNRHSRKRARLKYTIEDHGLGNFRAEVEKRLGYKLGEPRPFEFKSTGDVIGWEQGADKKWHLTLFIESGRIKDMPGWTLRTALREIAEMHPGGFVVTANQNLIITNVTAKAKSKIEALLKEHGIAIGTGLSGLRRNSMACVALPTCGLALAESERFMPELLTALEESLDKAGLKDDEIVIRMTGCPNGCARPYLAEIGLVGRNPGLYNLYLGAAFNGDRLNKLYAEDVDKARIVRLLEPMFAHYAKEREEGEHFGDFAIRAGYVKATTAGNRFHADLAPLKAVS; translated from the coding sequence ATGACCGACGACAAGCGCAGCAAGAACGAATTCATCAAGGAAGGCAGCCGGCAGCTCCGCGGCACCATTGCCGAGGGCCTGGCGGACGTCGCCACCGGCGCCATCTCCGAGGATGACAGCCAGCTCACCAAGTTCCACGGCACCTACCTGCAGGACGACCGCGACGTGCGCGGCGAGCGCGCCAAGAAGAAGCTGGAGAAGGCCTACAGCTTCATGATCCGCGTCCGCCTGCCCGGCGGCGTCACGACATCGAAGCAGTGGCTGCAGCTCGACGCCATCGCCGGCACCTACGCCAATCACACGCTGCGGCTCACCACGCGCCAGACGTTCCAGTTCCACGGCGTGATCAAGTCGAACATGAAGCGCACCATGCAGGCGATCAACGCCGCGGCGCTAGACACGCTCGCCGCCTGCGGCGACGTCAATCGCAACGTGCTCGCCGCGTCGAACCCGTACCTGTCGAAGGCGCATGCCGCCGCGCACGACCTCGCGGTCAAGATCAGCGAGCATCTTTTGCCGAAGACCGGCGCCTATCACGAGATCTGGCTCGACGGTAAGCAGGTGATCGACGAGAGCGGACCGGCCAAGAACGACGAGGAGCCGATCTACGGCGTCCACTACCTGCCCCGCAAGTTCAAGATCGTCATCGCCGTGCCGCCGTCGAACGACATCGACATTTACGCCCACGACTTGGGCTACATCGCCATCACCGACGAGAAGGGCAAGATCGCCGGCTGGAACGTCACCGTCGGTGGCGGCATGGGCATGACGCATGGCGAGATCGACACCTTCCCGCGCGCCGCCGATGTGATGGGCTTCTGCACGCCAGAGCAGGCGGTCGACGTCGCCGAGAAGGTCGTCACCGTGCAGCGCGACTGGGGCAATCGCCACAGCCGAAAACGCGCCCGGCTCAAGTACACGATCGAGGATCACGGACTCGGCAACTTCCGCGCCGAGGTCGAGAAGCGTCTGGGCTACAAGCTCGGCGAGCCGCGCCCCTTCGAATTCAAGTCGACCGGCGACGTCATCGGTTGGGAGCAGGGCGCCGACAAGAAGTGGCACCTCACGCTGTTCATCGAGAGCGGCCGCATCAAGGATATGCCCGGCTGGACGTTGCGCACGGCGCTGCGCGAGATCGCCGAGATGCATCCCGGCGGTTTCGTCGTCACCGCCAATCAGAACCTCATCATCACCAACGTCACCGCCAAGGCGAAGTCGAAGATCGAGGCGCTTCTCAAGGAGCACGGCATCGCCATCGGCACCGGCTTGAGCGGCCTGCGCCGCAACTCCATGGCCTGCGTGGCGCTGCCGACGTGCGGCCTGGCGCTGGCGGAGAGCGAGCGCTTCATGCCTGAGCTGCTGACTGCACTGGAAGAGTCGCTCGACAAGGCCGGCCTGAAAGACGACGAGATCGTCATCCGCATGACGGGCTGCCCGAATGGCTGCGCCCGGCCGTACCTCGCCGAGATCGGTCTCGTTGGCCGCAACCCCGGGCTCTACAACCTCTACCTTGGGGCGGCGTTCAACGGCGACCGGCTGAACAAGCTCTACGCCGAGGATGTCGATAAGGCGCGTATCGTGCGGCTGCTCGAGCCGATGTTCGCGCACTACGCCAAGGAGCGGGAGGAGGGCGAGCACTTCGGCGACTTCGCCATCCGCGCCGGCTACGTGAAGGCGACGACTGCGGGCAACCGCTTCCATGCCGACTTGGCGCCGCTCAAAGCCGTGAGCTGA
- the cysG gene encoding siroheme synthase CysG, translating into MRYFPIFVDLEGRDVLIVGGGEKALQKLRLLAKTSANLKIVAPEVSEDIATAGVPNLTIKLHNFVESDLDGAVLVFAASDDPALDARVAAAARVRGLSVNVVDGPAESNFIMPAIVDRDPIVVAIGTEGAAPILAREIKSKIESWLPAQFGRVAQHAQTLRRRVQDAIADPTVRRRTWEALLQGPWRNAVLAGEDAAADREFTRQLDASRSQTELAGSVTLIGCGPGEPDLITLKAQQHLQSADVLVVDRLVNPAILEYARRDAIRIDVGKEPEGDSAAQSDINQILVREALKGQRVVRLKGGDAFVFGRAAEEMAAVRAAGVAVSVVPGITAAHACAASIGLPVTLRTKVRQFAVVTGASADGPIDLDWSSLAHPGQAFAIYMGVRTAQHFRDKLLGAGAAPQTPVVIVENGTLASERAVATDLASLAFAIADSGIRGPAVIFVGLDWASAGLTRPDKVEVYGAGYPRDMEPAKGGAAAVHPR; encoded by the coding sequence TTGCGATACTTCCCGATTTTCGTAGACCTTGAAGGTCGCGACGTACTCATCGTCGGCGGCGGCGAGAAGGCTTTGCAGAAGCTTCGCCTGCTTGCCAAGACGAGTGCCAATCTCAAGATCGTCGCCCCCGAAGTGAGCGAGGACATCGCTACCGCCGGCGTTCCAAACTTGACGATCAAGCTGCACAACTTTGTAGAGAGCGACCTCGACGGCGCGGTGCTGGTGTTCGCCGCCAGCGATGACCCGGCGCTCGATGCCCGCGTTGCCGCCGCCGCGCGGGTGCGCGGCCTTTCCGTCAACGTCGTCGACGGCCCGGCGGAGAGCAACTTCATCATGCCGGCGATCGTCGACCGCGATCCGATCGTCGTCGCTATCGGCACCGAAGGTGCGGCTCCCATTCTCGCTCGTGAGATCAAATCCAAGATCGAAAGCTGGCTGCCGGCGCAGTTCGGCCGCGTGGCGCAACATGCCCAGACGCTACGCCGGCGCGTGCAGGACGCCATCGCCGACCCGACTGTGCGCCGGCGCACGTGGGAAGCGTTGCTGCAGGGGCCCTGGCGCAACGCGGTGCTGGCCGGAGAGGATGCCGCCGCCGACCGCGAGTTCACGCGCCAGCTCGACGCAAGCCGATCCCAGACCGAACTGGCAGGCAGCGTCACGCTGATCGGCTGCGGCCCCGGCGAGCCCGACCTCATCACCCTCAAGGCGCAGCAGCATCTGCAGTCCGCCGACGTGCTCGTCGTCGATCGGCTCGTCAATCCGGCGATCCTCGAATACGCGCGTCGCGACGCCATTCGCATCGATGTCGGCAAGGAGCCTGAGGGTGACTCGGCCGCACAGTCCGACATCAACCAGATCCTGGTGCGCGAGGCGCTGAAGGGCCAACGCGTCGTCCGTTTGAAGGGTGGCGACGCCTTCGTGTTCGGTCGCGCCGCCGAGGAGATGGCCGCCGTGCGTGCAGCAGGTGTCGCCGTGTCGGTAGTTCCGGGGATCACCGCCGCGCACGCCTGCGCCGCGAGCATCGGCCTGCCGGTGACGCTGCGCACCAAAGTTCGCCAGTTCGCCGTGGTCACGGGCGCATCCGCCGACGGCCCGATCGATCTCGATTGGTCATCGCTCGCACATCCCGGACAGGCCTTCGCCATCTACATGGGCGTGCGCACCGCGCAGCACTTCCGCGACAAGCTTCTCGGTGCGGGCGCGGCGCCGCAAACGCCAGTGGTTATCGTCGAGAACGGCACGCTGGCGAGCGAGCGCGCCGTGGCGACCGATCTCGCCTCGCTCGCCTTTGCCATCGCGGATTCGGGCATCCGCGGGCCAGCGGTTATCTTCGTCGGGCTCGATTGGGCGAGTGCGGGGCTGACGCGTCCCGACAAGGTCGAGGTGTACGGCGCGGGCTATCCGCGCGATATGGAGCCGGCCAAAGGCGGCGCCGCCGCAGTCCATCCACGGTGA
- a CDS encoding sulfite exporter TauE/SafE family protein produces the protein MEFLHSGAWPIIVFGGFAVGFLVGLTGVGAGSLMTPFLISGIGISPVLAVGTDLLFASITKASAAWRHHSLGNVNWSIVRWLAMGSLPGAVVVLGWIYLAQPDLHVLAAIIRQVLAFALVVSALCVAAYPLLRRLAASAIDAGEPTHVRQGPTLILGLVLGVLVALTSVGAGAIGVVALTMLYHSLSARRLVGTDIVHAIPLTFLAGASHFGMGNVDLKILGFLLLGSVPGIALGSRITGLVPDWVLRITLALVLFWAAYSLLNPMRH, from the coding sequence ATGGAATTTCTGCACTCGGGCGCCTGGCCCATCATTGTCTTTGGCGGCTTTGCCGTCGGCTTCCTCGTCGGCCTCACCGGCGTCGGCGCCGGATCGCTGATGACGCCGTTCCTGATCTCCGGCATCGGCATCTCGCCCGTGCTCGCGGTCGGCACCGATCTCCTGTTCGCGTCCATCACCAAGGCGAGCGCCGCGTGGCGGCACCACTCGCTCGGCAACGTCAACTGGTCGATCGTGCGCTGGCTGGCGATGGGCAGCTTACCCGGCGCCGTTGTGGTGTTGGGTTGGATCTATCTCGCCCAGCCCGATCTTCACGTGCTGGCAGCGATCATCCGCCAGGTGCTGGCTTTCGCGCTCGTGGTGAGCGCTCTCTGCGTCGCCGCCTACCCGCTGTTGAGGCGCCTCGCCGCCAGCGCCATTGACGCCGGCGAGCCGACACACGTGCGGCAGGGTCCAACGCTCATCTTGGGACTTGTCCTCGGCGTGCTGGTTGCGCTCACTTCGGTCGGCGCAGGCGCCATCGGCGTCGTGGCGCTGACGATGCTCTATCATTCTCTGTCGGCGCGCCGCCTCGTCGGCACCGACATCGTCCACGCCATCCCCCTCACCTTCCTCGCCGGCGCCAGCCACTTCGGCATGGGCAACGTCGACTTGAAGATCTTGGGGTTCCTGCTGCTCGGGTCGGTGCCTGGTATCGCGCTCGGCTCGCGCATCACCGGCCTCGTGCCGGATTGGGTGCTTCGCATCACGCTGGCGCTGGTGCTGTTCTGGGCGGCCTACTCGCTGCTCAACCCCATGCGCCACTGA
- the pqqA gene encoding pyrroloquinoline quinone precursor peptide PqqA has protein sequence MKVWSKPAVREQEVGLEVTSYMPAEIDII, from the coding sequence ATGAAGGTTTGGTCGAAGCCCGCAGTTCGTGAGCAGGAAGTTGGCCTCGAGGTTACCTCGTACATGCCGGCTGAGATCGACATCATCTAA